Within the Arthrobacter sp. V1I7 genome, the region AACGGGCTGGGCCGCCGAGCCGGAAGCCGGGTTGAGCCCTGCCCTGCCCATGCGCGCCTGGCCCTGCTCGGGTGCGGCCTGAGCCGCTGCTGCCTCCGCCGCCGCAGCCGGTGCGGGGGCGGCCGGCGCCGCTGAAGCAACCGGAACAGGAGCGGCTTCGGTTGGTGCCGGGGTCCGGGCAGGCGTAACGGGCTCCGGCGTGCCCGGCACGGACTTGGTGGCCGCCGGGTCAGGAGTGCTGACCGCAGCGGCGGGGGATGGGGTGGGTTTGGTGTCCGCGTAGGCGGGATGAGCCAGGGCCAACGCCAGGACAACAGGAAGGGAGAGAGCCGCCGTGGCGCGCAATCTGGAGGAGGTGGTTAGCATCACGATTACTCCGGACGGATCTGGACAGAGGTCAAGATCACCCCCGTATGTGGGGAAAGAGTACCTAATTGCTTCCAGCGTTACCAGTGTGGCCGGTGTTGCAGGAGGTGTGTCGGACGGCGAATGGGACGGTTTTCGCCAGCCCGGTAAGCTGGCTTGATGCAGAAACTCCTCGTCACCGGCGGCGCCGGCTTCATCGGTTCCAATTTTGTCCACTACGTCCTGGCGAACACGGACCATCAGGTCACCGTCCTGGACAAGCTCACCTACGCCGGCAATGTGGAGTCCTTGACCGGCCTTCCCGCGGACCGCTTCCGGCTGGTCGAGGGCGACATCTGCGACGCCGGCGTCGTGGACCGACTGGTCGCCGACGCGGACGTTGTGGTCCACTACGCCGCGGAATCCCACAACGACAACTCGCTGGACGATCCGCGCCCGTTCCTGGACACGAACATCATCGGCACGTACACGCTCATCGAGGCTGCCCGGAAGCACAACAAGCGCTTCCACCACATCTCCACCGACGAGGTCTACGGCGACCTCGAGCTGGACGATCCGGAGCGCTTCACCGAGGACACCCCGTACAACCCGTCCAGTCCGTATTCCTCCACCAAGGCCGGCTCGGACCTGCTGGTCCGCGCCTGGGTACGTTCCTTCGGCCTGCAGGCGACGATCAGCAACTGCTCGAACAACTACGGGCCCTACCAGCACGTGGAGAAGTTCATCCCGCGCCAGATCACCAACGTGATCGACGGGATCCGGCCCAAGCTCTACGGCAAGGGCGAGAACGTCCGCGACTGGATCCACGCCAACGACCACTCCTCCGCCGTCCTGGCGATCATCGACAAGGGCCGGATCGGCGAGACCTACCTGATCGGCGCCGACGGCGAGAAGAACAACAAGGACGTCGTCGAACTGATCCTCAAGCACATGGGCCAGGCCCCGGACGCCTACGACCACGTGGTGGACCGCCCGGGCCACGACATGCGCTACGCGATCGACTCCACGAAGCTCCGCGAGGAGCTCGGCTGGGAGCCCCGGTTCTCCAACTTCGACGCCGGCATCGAGGACACCATCGCCTGGTACCGGAACAACGAGGACTGGTGGCGCCCGCAGAAGGCCGCCACGGAAGCCAAGTACACGGAACAGGGCCAGTAGACGATGTCGATCGAGTTCTCGAAAAAGCTCACCGCGCACGAAACCCCCATTCCCGGCGTCGTCCTCTATGACCTGCCCGTCCACGGCGACAACCGGGGCTGGTTCAAGGAGAACTGGCAGCGGGAAAAGATGGTGGCGCTCGGCCTGCCGGATTTCCGCCCGGTGCAGAACAACATCTCGTTCAACGAAAAGGCCGGGACCACCCGCGGAATCCACGCCGAACCCTGGGACAAATTCATTTCGGTCGCCACCGGACGGATTTTCGGCGCCTGGGTGGACCTGCGCGAGGGCCCCTCGTTCGGTGCAGTCTTCACCGCCGAGCTGGATCCCAGCCAGGCCATCTTCATTCCCCGGGGCGTGGGCAACGCGTTCCAGACGCTGGCGGACACCACCGCCTACACCTATCTGGTCAATGACCACTGGTCCGCCGACGCGCAGGGCCAGTACACCTTCCTGAACCTCGCCGACGAGACCGCGGCGATCGCCTGGCCGATCCCGCTGGAGCAGGCCGAGCTGTCCGACAAGGACAAGGCGCACCCCCGCCTGGCGGACGTTGTCCCGATGCCGGCTAAGAAGACCCTGGTGGTCGGCGCGGACGGCCAGCTCGGCAAGGCGCTGCGGAAACTGTACGACGGCGACGCTTCCGTCGAGTTCGCCGGCCGGAGCGGGTTCGACCTGGCCAGCGAGGATTCCTTCGCCGCGCGGAACTGGAAGAACTACTCGACGGTCATCAATGCGGCGGCCTACACCGCCGTGGACGCGGCGGAGTCGCCCGAAGGCCGGGCCGCGGCCTGGGCCGTCAACGTCACCGCCGTGGCGCGGCTGGCCCGCACCGCCGTCGAGCACGACCTGACGCTTGTCCACGTCTCGTCCGACTACGTCTTCGACGGAACCCGCGGCACGCATCCGGAAACCGAACCTGTCGCGCCTCTCGGCGTGTACGGCCAGACCAAGGCGGCGGGCGACGCCGTCGTCAGCGTTGTTCCCCGGCATTACATCGTGCGGACCAGCTGGGTGATCGGGGAGGGCAACAACTTCGTCCGGACCATGGCTTCGCTTGCGGAACGCGGGATCGAACCGTCCGTCGTCGACGACCAGATCGGGCGCCTGACCTTCACGGAGGACATCGCGGCCGCCATCCGCCACCTGCTGGCGACCGGCGCGGAGTACGGCGTCTACAACCTGAGCAACGACGGCGAGCCGCAGTCCTGGGCGGACATCGCCGCGGACGTCTACGAGCTCTCGGGCAAGCCGCGCGCCGCCGTGACCGGCGTCAGTACCGAGGAGTACTTCAAGGGCAAGTCCGTCTCACCCCGCCCGCTGAACAGCGGCCTGGACCTGAGCAAGATCAAAGCCACCGGATTTCCTGTTCCCAGTGCGGCCGAGCGGCTGAACGAGTACTTCGGCTCCTAGCGGGCCCGCGGTCCTCGAAGCAGGCGCTCAAAAAAGCAGTCCGGCCCACCGCACGCGGTGGACCGGACTGCTTTTTTGTGTCTCTTTTGTTCCCTCAGGGCCAACGGCTGTGATTTGGCGGGGGCCGTTCAGCTCCGGAGCGCCCGGGACGGGCGGAAGCGCGGACGGCGGAACCGCGACAATACTGCCGGGACCCGGACGAACGTCCGGCCGGGATAGAGGTAGCCGAAGAGCATGACGGCCGCGACGATCACCGCGGCGGCGTAGGCCAGGGTCAGGACCTCCCAGCTTCCCGGCGGCTGCCAGCCGGGAACGGTGATCATGGTCTGCCAGTTGCCGGCATCGGGAATGCCGACCACATAACGGCGGAGGACGTAGAGGAAGCCGTACACGTGGGCCACGATGGCGGCCACCAGCAGAAGCCGTGCCAGCGACTCCGAGGACCGGCCCCGCGGGAAGCGCCGGAACCGGAAACACATGCCGGCGGCGATGACGGCGATCAGGAACAGCGGCATGCTGTAGCGGCCCTGCCAGATGAAGCCGACGCTGGACACCAGGGCCGCCTGCATGACGGCGGGAACCAGGACCAGCATGGCGACGGCGGCCAGGAACGCCATCTGTAGGCGCCAATGACGGACCAGGAAGACCAGCAGCAGGACCAGGACCAGCAGCATGCTCCAGAACATGTAGACGGCCTGGGGGAGGGCTGACTCGAGCCAGCCCATCACGCCGATGTATTGGGCCACGTAGTCGAAGCTGCGGTCCAGCATGGTCAGGAAGGCGTTGTAGGGGCGGATTTCGCCCGTCGCGTTGGAGATGCCCGTCGGCGCCTCTCCGGCCGAAGGCGGCGCGTTGAGCATGAGCACGTTCCAGACCAGGCCCAGGGCCACGCCCACCGCAGCCAGTGCAATCGCGAGGACCACTGCCTTGTTGCGGAACAGCGCGGTGAAGTCATTCCAGCGGTAACAGAGGCCCGCGACGATGAAGGCGCAGAGCAGCCAGACGAGGGAGACGCTGCGGGTATTGGCCAGCGCCGCGCAGGAGACCGCCACCGCAATGACAGCGGGCCGGACCACCCTGAGCTGGCCGGAGTTCTCCAGCACCACGAGGAACCCGCAGAACGCGGCCATGGTGGCCGCGACTTCCAGCGAGTTGGGGTTGATGCCGCTGGAGAGGAAGAAGACCATGGGGGTCATCGCCACTGCGGCGGCGGCAATCGGCCACTTGGGGTGCCGCAGGCGGCTCAGGGCGGTAAAGCCGGCCGCGTAGAACGCCGCCGAAATGAGTGCGCTGAAGATCCGCATCGCAAAGATCGCCGGCGCGCCGGACATGACAAGGCTGGGGAACCCGACGATCCAGTAGTACATGGGGTTGTAGAGTCCGGCGGAGGTCACTCCGAGGGTCAGGTAGTTGTCATCGGCGGCGACGTCCGGGGCGCACTCGGCGGTTTTCTCGCGCTGGAAGGTGAAACAGGTCTGCGCCTGCAGGTTGGCGATGTAGGAGGGCACCTGGACGTGCACCCCGTGGCCGAACGAGGTTCCCGGAGCCGGCAGGATCTGTCCCCTCGCCACGGCTGCGGCCTTGACCGTGTGGACGGGTTCGTCGGGGTAGGCCATGAGGGGCGTGGCGAGGGACCAGAGCACCGTGACGGCCGAGAGCAGGAGGAAGATCCGGCCGAAGATGCCCGCGGCGGAACGCGTGCGCTGCGTCTGGTCGGCGGGGGATCCCGGAATGATCCGTGTCATGGCGGCCTTTCGTTGCGCTGCTGCCGGCCGGCGTCCGAACAGCCTGGTCTGGCGGCTCATCGGGCCGCCGTGATTTCTGCGATCCGGCGCCTGGATTGCTCCAATGCGTCCTTGCCTGGGGTCGAGACCCCGGCGAAGTAGCTCGAGTTCCCCTGGCCGCCGTCGCCGAGGACGAATTCGCCCCAGGAGCGGACGAGCCGGGCCAGCGGCTCGTTCTGGTATTCGCTGCAGAAGGCCTGGTACGTCACGGTGGTGAGGCCGTAGCCTGGTGCCGGCGCCTCCGGGGTGGTGAACACCACGCTTCCCCCGGGGCCGGTGGCCGTGGAGCCGGCTGCAATGGACAGGCCCAGGGTGTCTTCGTTGATCCGGACGAAGCCCCGGCCGAAGTCCAGCAGGGCCGTGTCGAAGCGGGTCCCGATGGCGGCCTTGTCCATGAAGGCGATCGAGCCGGCGGTGTCGTCGACCTCATTGCCGAGGTCGGTGTAGCGGGGGACCTCTTCGCCGGCGGTCGACTCGGGCCAGGTGTTCCCGGCGTCTTCCCAGCCGCCGCGCTGGAGGTAGGCCGTGGTGGCGGCGGTCAGCGCCGACTTTTCGGCGGCCCGGAGCGGAACGATTTCCGTGTCCGGCAGGTCGGCCTCCGGGTTGAGGCGTTCGATCTCGGCGTCGTCCCAGGCGGTGATGTCGCCGGAGTAGATGGCGGCGAGGACGTCGGGGGAGAGCTTGAGGTTCTTGACCAAGGGCAGGTTGAAGGCGACGCCGACCGGCACGACGGCGACGGGCACCGAGAAGGCTCCGTCGGGGCCGCAGGACTGCCTGGCCGCCTCGGCGTCGGCGGCGCTCAGCGGACCGTCGACGGCAGCAAAGTGCGCCTGCCCGGCCTGGAGGGCCTTGATGCCGACGCTGGCGCCGTCCGGCGAGAAGCTCAGGGAGGTGTCCGGGAAGTCCTTGACCCAGCCGTTGCGCCAGGCGGCGATGGCCGCGCTCTGGATCCCGGTCCCGACGGCTGTGATGGAGCCACGGATCTGGCTTCCGTCCGAGGCCGGGGAGCAGGCCACCAGTACTGCTGAGGCTGCGGCGAGCGCTGCCAGGGACCTGATGCCGCGGTGTTTCAATGAAAAAAGCCTTTCGGTCGCGGCGTCCGCCCTACTCGGCGACGCCAGCACACGGCGGACCCCCGATCCGCCACAGATAAGACTACTTGGAATTGCCAAAGCGCCGTTCTGCGACAAACCGGGTCCCCATGAGTTTTCCACACAGCATGCTGCAACCTTGTACAACGCCGGACCCTCCCCTAGTTTTAACCCAATTGCCCTGCCTCTGCGGCAGGCTGGCAGTCCTATTGGGGGCCCGCATGGAGGCTGTACGCATTGTTGAGGACGAAGTCCGCGAGCTGATCAGACGCCGCGGACTGGACCCGCTGCGGCAGGCCGGGGAAGTCCGGCGTCTCGTGGAGGCGGCCGTCAGCGATTACGACGAGCGGGCATTGCTGGCGCCGTTGCCGCCGATCGGCCCGCTGGAACCGGCCAGACGATTCGTCTTCGACGCCGTGGCTGGCTTCGGCGCGTTGCAGCCGCTGCTGGACGATCCCGGAATCGAGGAGGTCTGGCTCAACGCACCGCATGAGGTCTATGTGGCCCGCAACGGCGAATCGGAGCTTACCTCCGTCTCCCTCACGGACCAGCAGGTCCGGGACCTGGTCGAGCGGATGCTTAAGAGTTCGGGGCGGCGCCTCGACCTGTCCTCGCCCTTCGTTGATGCCGCCCTTCCCGATGGATCGCGGCTCCACGTCGTGATTCCGGACATCACCCGGCGGTACTGGGCCGTTAACATCCGCAAGTTCATTGTCAAAGCCAGCAGGCTCGAGCACCTGGTGGAGCTGGGAACACTCACGCCGCAGGCGGCACGTTTTCTCGGTGCGGCGGTGGCCAGCGGCCTGAACATCCTGGTGTCCGGCGCGACCCAGGCAGGCAAGACCACGATGCTGAACTGCCTCGCCGCCGGGATCGGCACCCGTGAGCGGGTCATTACGGTGGAGGAAATCTTCGAACTGCAGTTTCCGCTTCGCGACGTTGTGGGTCTGCAGTGCCGGCAACCGAACCTGGAGGGGGAAGGCGAGATTCCCCTGCGCCGGCTCGTCAAGGAAGCCCTGCGCATGCGGCCGGACCGGCTGGTGGTCGGCGAAGTCAGGGAGGCCGAAAGCCTCGACATGCTCATTGCCTTGAATTCCGGGCTGCCCGGGATGTGCACGATCCATGCCAATTCCGCCCACGACGCCGTGACGAAGCTGTGTACGCTCCCGTTGCTGGCCGGGGAGAACATTTCCAGCGCTTTCGTCGTTCCCACCGTGGCCTCGTGTATCGACCTGGTGG harbors:
- the rfbB gene encoding dTDP-glucose 4,6-dehydratase — encoded protein: MQKLLVTGGAGFIGSNFVHYVLANTDHQVTVLDKLTYAGNVESLTGLPADRFRLVEGDICDAGVVDRLVADADVVVHYAAESHNDNSLDDPRPFLDTNIIGTYTLIEAARKHNKRFHHISTDEVYGDLELDDPERFTEDTPYNPSSPYSSTKAGSDLLVRAWVRSFGLQATISNCSNNYGPYQHVEKFIPRQITNVIDGIRPKLYGKGENVRDWIHANDHSSAVLAIIDKGRIGETYLIGADGEKNNKDVVELILKHMGQAPDAYDHVVDRPGHDMRYAIDSTKLREELGWEPRFSNFDAGIEDTIAWYRNNEDWWRPQKAATEAKYTEQGQ
- a CDS encoding substrate-binding domain-containing protein; the protein is MKHRGIRSLAALAAASAVLVACSPASDGSQIRGSITAVGTGIQSAAIAAWRNGWVKDFPDTSLSFSPDGASVGIKALQAGQAHFAAVDGPLSAADAEAARQSCGPDGAFSVPVAVVPVGVAFNLPLVKNLKLSPDVLAAIYSGDITAWDDAEIERLNPEADLPDTEIVPLRAAEKSALTAATTAYLQRGGWEDAGNTWPESTAGEEVPRYTDLGNEVDDTAGSIAFMDKAAIGTRFDTALLDFGRGFVRINEDTLGLSIAAGSTATGPGGSVVFTTPEAPAPGYGLTTVTYQAFCSEYQNEPLARLVRSWGEFVLGDGGQGNSSYFAGVSTPGKDALEQSRRRIAEITAAR
- a CDS encoding CpaF family protein; the encoded protein is MEAVRIVEDEVRELIRRRGLDPLRQAGEVRRLVEAAVSDYDERALLAPLPPIGPLEPARRFVFDAVAGFGALQPLLDDPGIEEVWLNAPHEVYVARNGESELTSVSLTDQQVRDLVERMLKSSGRRLDLSSPFVDAALPDGSRLHVVIPDITRRYWAVNIRKFIVKASRLEHLVELGTLTPQAARFLGAAVASGLNILVSGATQAGKTTMLNCLAAGIGTRERVITVEEIFELQFPLRDVVGLQCRQPNLEGEGEIPLRRLVKEALRMRPDRLVVGEVREAESLDMLIALNSGLPGMCTIHANSAHDAVTKLCTLPLLAGENISSAFVVPTVASCIDLVVHCSRHANGRRQVTEILSLGRRVENGIIESSMVFALADGQLQPKANSMPAVEKFARSGYDVAALLEPR
- a CDS encoding DUF2142 domain-containing protein gives rise to the protein MSRQTRLFGRRPAAAQRKAAMTRIIPGSPADQTQRTRSAAGIFGRIFLLLSAVTVLWSLATPLMAYPDEPVHTVKAAAVARGQILPAPGTSFGHGVHVQVPSYIANLQAQTCFTFQREKTAECAPDVAADDNYLTLGVTSAGLYNPMYYWIVGFPSLVMSGAPAIFAMRIFSALISAAFYAAGFTALSRLRHPKWPIAAAAVAMTPMVFFLSSGINPNSLEVAATMAAFCGFLVVLENSGQLRVVRPAVIAVAVSCAALANTRSVSLVWLLCAFIVAGLCYRWNDFTALFRNKAVVLAIALAAVGVALGLVWNVLMLNAPPSAGEAPTGISNATGEIRPYNAFLTMLDRSFDYVAQYIGVMGWLESALPQAVYMFWSMLLVLVLLLVFLVRHWRLQMAFLAAVAMLVLVPAVMQAALVSSVGFIWQGRYSMPLFLIAVIAAGMCFRFRRFPRGRSSESLARLLLVAAIVAHVYGFLYVLRRYVVGIPDAGNWQTMITVPGWQPPGSWEVLTLAYAAAVIVAAVMLFGYLYPGRTFVRVPAVLSRFRRPRFRPSRALRS
- a CDS encoding bifunctional dTDP-4-dehydrorhamnose 3,5-epimerase family protein/NAD(P)-dependent oxidoreductase — translated: MSIEFSKKLTAHETPIPGVVLYDLPVHGDNRGWFKENWQREKMVALGLPDFRPVQNNISFNEKAGTTRGIHAEPWDKFISVATGRIFGAWVDLREGPSFGAVFTAELDPSQAIFIPRGVGNAFQTLADTTAYTYLVNDHWSADAQGQYTFLNLADETAAIAWPIPLEQAELSDKDKAHPRLADVVPMPAKKTLVVGADGQLGKALRKLYDGDASVEFAGRSGFDLASEDSFAARNWKNYSTVINAAAYTAVDAAESPEGRAAAWAVNVTAVARLARTAVEHDLTLVHVSSDYVFDGTRGTHPETEPVAPLGVYGQTKAAGDAVVSVVPRHYIVRTSWVIGEGNNFVRTMASLAERGIEPSVVDDQIGRLTFTEDIAAAIRHLLATGAEYGVYNLSNDGEPQSWADIAADVYELSGKPRAAVTGVSTEEYFKGKSVSPRPLNSGLDLSKIKATGFPVPSAAERLNEYFGS